One Actinomyces respiraculi DNA window includes the following coding sequences:
- a CDS encoding ABC transporter permease: MPEPTGTASPQTPTSSAATAAPGPRPATDHSTRRLLLATLAVPLVLLLMLLAFFLPSHASSASHLPLSVSGPQQQVSTISTALETTLPGVFDVSVEPSAEAVADAVENRASIGGITVTDSGIEVLEASGNGSAYTTILTNLATALETRADAAALTAAQASGADAAALAALQEQLSATRSVTVTDVAPLPAKDPMGVTITSLALPLVFGGMASGAVLTIVIRAHAWKRIAAALAIAALGSLVVVAALHAGFRTLQGDVALEWLSLALGICSISLTLIGLHRVLGVAGLGIGAALMVFLANPLAGIVAGPWYLPAGWGALGQLMPVGAAGTLLRSAAYFDGAGAGASAWVLVAWCAAGLLLTALGAGLARRQGRAATPAV, from the coding sequence ATGCCCGAACCGACCGGCACCGCATCCCCCCAGACGCCGACCTCCTCGGCCGCGACCGCCGCGCCGGGGCCCCGGCCCGCCACCGACCACTCGACGCGCCGCCTCCTCCTCGCGACGCTCGCCGTGCCCCTCGTCCTGCTCCTCATGCTCCTGGCCTTCTTCCTGCCCAGCCACGCCTCCTCGGCGAGCCACCTGCCGTTGAGCGTCTCCGGCCCGCAGCAGCAGGTGTCCACGATCTCGACGGCGCTCGAGACGACCCTGCCCGGCGTCTTCGACGTGAGTGTCGAGCCCTCCGCCGAGGCCGTCGCCGACGCGGTGGAGAACCGCGCCTCCATCGGCGGCATCACCGTGACGGACTCGGGCATCGAGGTGCTGGAGGCCTCCGGCAACGGCAGCGCCTACACGACAATCCTCACGAACCTCGCCACCGCGCTGGAGACCCGGGCCGATGCCGCAGCGCTCACGGCCGCCCAGGCCTCCGGCGCCGACGCCGCCGCCCTCGCCGCACTGCAGGAGCAGCTCTCCGCCACGCGCAGCGTGACAGTCACGGACGTCGCGCCCCTGCCCGCGAAGGACCCGATGGGCGTGACGATCACGTCGCTCGCGCTGCCACTCGTCTTCGGCGGCATGGCATCCGGCGCCGTCCTGACGATCGTCATCCGGGCGCACGCGTGGAAGCGGATCGCCGCTGCGCTGGCGATCGCCGCGCTCGGCTCGCTCGTCGTGGTCGCCGCCCTCCATGCCGGCTTCAGGACGCTGCAGGGCGACGTCGCCCTGGAGTGGCTGTCCCTCGCGCTCGGCATCTGCTCCATCTCGCTCACCCTCATCGGCCTGCACCGCGTCCTCGGGGTGGCCGGCCTCGGCATCGGCGCGGCCCTCATGGTGTTCCTCGCGAACCCGCTCGCGGGCATTGTCGCCGGGCCGTGGTACCTGCCCGCCGGCTGGGGCGCCCTCGGCCAGCTGATGCCGGTCGGCGCCGCGGGCACGCTCCTGCGCTCGGCCGCCTACTTCGACGGCGCCGGGGCGGGCGCGTCCGCGTGGGTGCTTGTCGCCTGGTGCGCCGCGGGACTCCTGCTCACCGCGCTCGGTGCCGGCCTAGCCCGTCGTCAGGGCCGCGCCGCCACACCGGCCGTCTGA
- a CDS encoding TetR/AcrR family transcriptional regulator → MRADAAVNREAIIGAAIELLADVGLSVSTRQVAAAAGVGIGTLYRHFPTRTDLLHGVGTCLRERVDALAARFDERATEDIEAAWLAFGHEFVGLRLGRLIAQAAAFPDFFLDDAAVVERRAEAAGAIAARLDVAKRAGLVREDVDAFHFVLGASQISRPLGAAVDGLVPGWNEWLVDVYLRGLRP, encoded by the coding sequence ATGCGCGCAGACGCCGCGGTCAACCGCGAGGCGATCATCGGCGCGGCGATCGAGCTGCTCGCCGACGTCGGCCTCAGCGTCTCCACGCGCCAGGTCGCGGCGGCGGCAGGCGTCGGCATCGGGACGCTCTACCGTCACTTCCCCACGCGCACGGACCTCCTGCACGGCGTCGGCACGTGCCTGCGTGAGCGCGTCGACGCGCTCGCCGCCCGCTTCGACGAGCGGGCCACCGAGGACATCGAGGCGGCCTGGCTCGCGTTCGGCCACGAGTTCGTCGGGCTGCGCCTGGGCCGGCTCATCGCGCAGGCCGCCGCCTTCCCCGACTTCTTCCTCGACGACGCCGCGGTCGTCGAGCGCCGGGCCGAGGCCGCAGGCGCCATTGCGGCGCGTCTTGACGTCGCCAAGCGTGCCGGTCTCGTGCGCGAGGACGTCGACGCCTTCCACTTCGTCCTCGGGGCGTCGCAGATCTCCCGACCGCTGGGAGCCGCCGTCGACGGCCTCGTGCCGGGGTGGAACGAGTGGCTCGTGGACGTCTACCTGCGCGGCCTGAGGCCCTGA
- a CDS encoding replication-associated recombination protein A, with the protein MARASGSRPRSGPTDDAPSLFEAAAGEGRVVDDPTRPLADRLRPSALEEVVGQDHLLAPDAPLGRMVASGRLSSVILWGPPGCGKTTIARLLAERTGLVFEQVSATFSGVADLRKVFATAAKRREIGQGTLLFVDEIHRFNRAQQDSFLPYVEDGTVVLVGATTENPSFELNGALLSRCQVMVLHRLDEAALGELLTRTERLTGRSLPLTASARSALMAMADGDGRYLLGMVEQVLALPEDGGALDAEALTAVVASRAPLYDKTSEEHYNLISALHKSMRGSDPDAALYWLARMLGGGEDPLYIARRLVRFASEDVGLADPAALQVTLAAWDAYERLGSPEGELAIAQAVVYLATAPKSIAVYRGLGRAQKAARQTGSLMPPAHILNAPTRLMKELGYGEGYQYDPDTAEGFSGADYMPEGYPPREERKPFYEPTDHGHERRIRERLAYWEGLREQIRRPEG; encoded by the coding sequence ATGGCACGCGCATCCGGCTCCCGTCCCCGCTCAGGCCCCACCGACGACGCCCCGAGCCTCTTCGAGGCCGCCGCCGGCGAGGGTCGCGTCGTCGACGACCCCACCCGGCCGCTGGCCGACCGCCTGCGCCCGTCCGCCCTCGAGGAGGTCGTCGGCCAGGACCACCTGCTGGCGCCTGACGCCCCGCTCGGGCGCATGGTCGCCTCCGGGCGCCTGTCCTCCGTCATCCTGTGGGGTCCGCCCGGTTGCGGCAAGACGACCATCGCGCGCCTGCTGGCCGAGCGCACCGGCCTGGTCTTCGAGCAGGTCAGCGCCACCTTCTCCGGCGTCGCCGACCTGCGCAAGGTCTTCGCCACCGCCGCCAAGCGCCGCGAGATCGGCCAGGGCACGCTCCTCTTCGTCGACGAGATCCACCGTTTCAACCGCGCCCAGCAGGACTCCTTCCTGCCTTATGTCGAGGACGGCACGGTGGTGCTCGTCGGCGCGACGACCGAGAATCCCTCCTTCGAGCTCAACGGGGCTCTCCTGTCGCGTTGCCAGGTGATGGTCCTGCACCGCCTGGACGAGGCGGCCCTGGGTGAGCTGCTCACCCGCACCGAGCGCCTGACCGGCCGCAGCCTGCCGCTGACGGCCTCGGCCCGCTCCGCCCTCATGGCGATGGCCGACGGCGACGGCCGTTACCTGCTGGGGATGGTCGAACAGGTCCTCGCCCTGCCCGAGGACGGCGGCGCACTCGACGCCGAGGCCCTGACCGCCGTCGTCGCCTCCCGTGCACCCCTGTACGACAAGACGAGCGAGGAGCACTACAACCTCATCTCGGCCCTGCACAAGTCCATGCGCGGCAGCGACCCGGACGCCGCCCTGTACTGGCTGGCCCGCATGCTCGGCGGCGGCGAGGACCCCCTGTACATCGCGCGTCGCCTGGTGCGCTTCGCCAGCGAGGACGTCGGCCTGGCGGACCCGGCCGCCCTCCAGGTGACCCTGGCCGCCTGGGACGCCTACGAACGCCTGGGCTCACCGGAGGGCGAGCTGGCGATCGCGCAGGCGGTCGTGTACCTGGCGACGGCGCCGAAGTCGATCGCCGTCTACCGGGGGCTGGGGCGGGCGCAGAAGGCCGCCCGGCAGACGGGCTCACTCATGCCACCGGCGCATATCCTCAACGCGCCCACGCGCCTGATGAAGGAGCTCGGTTACGGCGAGGGCTACCAGTACGATCCGGACACGGCCGAGGGATTCTCCGGGGCGGACTACATGCCTGAGGGCTACCCGCCGCGCGAGGAGCGCAAGCCCTTCTACGAGCCGACCGACCACGGTCACGAGCGCCGCATCCGTGAGCGTCTGGCCTACTGGGAGGGGTTGCGCGAGCAGATCCGGCGCCCCGAGGGCTGA
- a CDS encoding excinuclease ABC subunit UvrA — protein sequence MTREPIVPSSGPSVIQVRGARVHNLRSVDVDVPLGRLVAVAGVSGSGKSSLALGTLYAEGARRYLESLSTYTRRRLTQAARPDVDEVLHVPAALALHQRPPVPGVRSTFGTSTEVLGSLRLAYSRLGHHTCPNGHLNEPTIDVALDVRLRCTTCGVEFTQPAAESFAFNSDGACPRCEGTGTVRTVDESTLVPDESLSIDEGAVAPWQNLMWSLMKDVARDMGVRTDVPFRELTAREREIVFHGPAEKRHILYVNEKTSVAAEMDFTYYSAVHTVENALSKVKDERGMKRVEKFLHEALCPECGGSRLSALARSTKVRGIGLDEACRLPLGRLVEWASGIPATMPDELVVMAEQIVDELRVTASRLMDLGLDYLSLDRASSTLSTGERQRVQLARAVRNRTTGVLYVLDEPSIGLHPHNLRGLTGVIEDLLADGNSVLLVDHDAQLLREAHWLLEIGPGSGADGGAVVLSAPVAQVVGGQAPDWAVGLPTAGDPAESIIRPFLTGQAPVRVREEVPAERVFELGRIDLETAPVHTVHALEVSVPQQRLTAVTGVSGSGKTTLVLEALVPALRSLEADAPLPLPATSLEPGDTRRVVVVDATPIGANVRSTVATYSGVMDGLRRAYAALPEARAAGLKAGDFSYNTGSLRCEHCDGTGQVVLDVQFLPDVEIECPACQGTRYGQRAHGIGRSGPTAAPASGAAADSMSDSASDEMAGLSLPQLLSLTVSEAARACADLPRVRRQLRLLEDLGLGYLTLGEATPTLSGGEAQRLKLSTHLGSSQAGTLFVLDEPSIGLHPLDVRVLLGVLDRLIEAGATVLVIEHDLDMIANADWVIDMGPGGGEAGGRVVTAGTPSELVTASADGAGSAGSAAQSLTARYLAEHLAEHPA from the coding sequence ATGACTCGCGAGCCGATCGTCCCCTCATCCGGCCCCTCCGTCATCCAGGTGCGCGGTGCCCGAGTCCACAACCTTCGGTCCGTCGACGTCGATGTCCCCCTCGGCCGGCTGGTCGCCGTCGCCGGGGTGTCCGGCTCGGGCAAGTCCTCCCTCGCCCTGGGCACCCTCTACGCCGAGGGCGCGCGCCGCTACCTGGAGTCCCTGTCGACCTACACGCGCCGTCGCCTCACCCAGGCGGCCCGGCCCGACGTCGATGAGGTGTTGCACGTGCCCGCCGCTCTCGCGCTGCACCAGCGCCCGCCGGTGCCCGGTGTGCGCTCGACCTTCGGCACCTCCACGGAGGTGCTGGGCAGCCTGCGTCTGGCCTACTCGCGCCTGGGCCACCACACCTGCCCCAACGGGCATCTCAACGAGCCGACCATCGACGTCGCGCTGGATGTCCGCCTGCGCTGCACCACCTGCGGGGTGGAGTTCACCCAGCCGGCCGCGGAGTCCTTCGCCTTCAACTCCGACGGCGCCTGCCCGCGCTGCGAGGGCACGGGCACGGTGCGGACGGTGGATGAGTCGACCCTGGTGCCCGACGAGTCGCTGTCCATCGACGAGGGCGCGGTCGCTCCCTGGCAGAACCTCATGTGGTCACTCATGAAGGATGTCGCCCGCGACATGGGTGTGCGCACCGACGTGCCTTTTCGTGAGCTGACGGCCCGCGAGCGCGAGATCGTCTTCCACGGCCCCGCCGAGAAGCGGCACATCCTCTATGTCAACGAGAAGACCAGCGTCGCCGCCGAGATGGACTTCACCTACTACAGCGCGGTGCACACCGTGGAGAACGCGCTGTCCAAGGTCAAGGACGAGCGGGGCATGAAGCGCGTGGAGAAGTTCCTCCACGAGGCGCTCTGCCCGGAGTGCGGCGGTTCGCGCCTGTCGGCGTTGGCGCGCTCGACGAAGGTGCGCGGGATCGGCCTGGACGAGGCGTGCCGGCTCCCGCTCGGCCGGCTGGTGGAGTGGGCCTCCGGCATCCCCGCCACCATGCCGGACGAACTGGTGGTCATGGCCGAGCAGATCGTGGACGAGCTGCGGGTGACCGCGAGCCGCCTGATGGACCTGGGCCTGGACTACCTCTCGCTCGATCGCGCCTCGTCAACGCTGTCGACGGGTGAGCGTCAGCGTGTCCAGCTCGCCCGCGCAGTGCGCAACCGGACGACGGGTGTCCTCTACGTCCTGGACGAGCCGAGCATCGGTCTGCACCCGCACAACCTGCGCGGCCTGACGGGCGTCATTGAGGACCTGCTGGCGGACGGCAACTCGGTGCTGCTGGTGGATCACGACGCCCAGCTGCTGCGTGAGGCGCACTGGCTGCTGGAGATCGGGCCGGGTTCTGGTGCCGACGGCGGCGCCGTCGTCCTGTCCGCTCCCGTGGCCCAGGTGGTGGGCGGGCAGGCTCCTGACTGGGCCGTGGGTCTTCCGACGGCGGGCGACCCGGCTGAGTCGATCATCCGCCCCTTCCTCACGGGGCAGGCACCGGTGCGGGTGCGCGAAGAGGTGCCCGCCGAGCGGGTCTTCGAGCTGGGGCGGATCGACCTGGAGACGGCCCCGGTGCACACGGTGCACGCCCTGGAGGTCTCAGTGCCCCAGCAGCGGCTGACGGCGGTGACGGGCGTGTCCGGCTCGGGCAAGACGACTCTCGTGCTCGAGGCCCTGGTCCCGGCGCTGCGCTCGCTGGAGGCCGATGCCCCACTGCCCCTGCCGGCCACGTCCCTGGAGCCCGGGGACACCCGGCGGGTCGTCGTCGTCGACGCCACCCCGATCGGTGCGAATGTCCGCTCGACGGTGGCGACCTACTCCGGTGTCATGGACGGACTGCGCCGCGCCTACGCGGCCCTTCCCGAGGCGAGGGCCGCGGGGCTGAAGGCGGGGGACTTCTCCTACAACACGGGGTCCCTGCGCTGCGAGCACTGCGATGGGACGGGGCAGGTGGTTCTCGACGTGCAGTTCCTGCCCGACGTCGAGATCGAGTGCCCGGCCTGCCAGGGCACGCGTTACGGGCAGCGGGCGCATGGAATCGGGCGCAGTGGGCCGACGGCGGCCCCGGCCTCCGGCGCAGCTGCGGACTCGATGTCGGACTCGGCGTCGGACGAGATGGCGGGGCTGTCCCTGCCGCAGCTGCTGTCCCTCACCGTGTCCGAGGCGGCCCGGGCCTGCGCCGACCTGCCGCGGGTGCGCCGACAGCTGCGCCTGCTTGAGGACCTCGGCCTGGGCTACCTCACTCTGGGGGAGGCGACGCCGACCCTCTCGGGCGGGGAGGCGCAGCGCCTCAAGCTCTCCACCCACCTGGGCTCCTCCCAGGCCGGGACGCTCTTCGTCCTGGATGAGCCGAGCATCGGCCTGCACCCGCTGGATGTGCGGGTCCTGCTCGGGGTGCTCGACCGGCTCATCGAGGCCGGGGCAACGGTGCTCGTCATCGAGCATGACCTCGACATGATCGCCAACGCCGACTGGGTCATCGACATGGGGCCGGGCGGCGGCGAGGCGGGCGGCCGGGTCGTGACGGCGGGCACGCCGTCGGAGCTCGTCACCGCCAGTGCCGACGGTGCAGGCAGTGCAGGCAGTGCCGCCCAGTCGCTCACCGCCCGCTACCTCGCCGAGCACCTGGCTGAGCACCCAGCCTGA
- a CDS encoding heterodisulfide reductase-related iron-sulfur binding cluster, which produces MTFLAALRLVCAVVVLGFTAVGVALFARACAVLVARMRLGRPAPERYRPVLARSGAMLGEVLGHSAFKGRPWIRVAHWLVMVSFPLLFLTLVTGYGQVLIGPDATLPWLDHQVWWAWTVELIAWLSLAGILLLMAVRRRLTARGAATPPFDATSEGGTRTRTSRFAGSTARQAVFVEVVIGVVVVSVLLLRMLEHAHLSLAAQASADSAATWPLFPLTAWTAPLLEPLGANVIEGLSVVVATVKVVVSMSWLVVVGLQPSMGVAWHRFLAVVNVYARRDMAGTAADPAVVAERTGEQPDVVAERIAQAVPAARTGTKSLGPLAPLTFDGADGERVALSAETMDELDAAMEAAEEEGRELHLGAGRVQDLTWKGLLDFSTCTECGRCQDLCPAWNTGKPLSPKLFTLAVRDHHAAVAPYLAAAAELGVEPEDVTKEQAATHGGLLRGGRAGLAEGSAHTSDVLGALLAAKAAPGPKGVATRPAPLAGEVVPAEVLWSCTTCGACVDQCPVDIEHVDHVIDIRRQQVLMASAFPKELGQMFRRMETKGNPWGLAARKRLEWAKDLDIEVPVVGVDVEDAREVDYLFWVGCAGAYEDRARRTTRAVAELLHTAGVSFAVLGDGESCTGDPARRAGNEILFQMLAAQNVETLNEARAQRIVVTCAHCFNTLAREYPQVGGHYEVLHYTQLLNRLVREGRLRPAPPERSEEPESPERSEEQPTVTYHDACYLGRHNQVYSPPRELVEATGATAVEMPRSRERALCCGGGGARTFMEESIGTRIAVERSREAISTGAQVVATACPFCTTMLSDGVAAEGADVRVTDVASLMLEAVRRGTAR; this is translated from the coding sequence ATGACGTTCCTGGCGGCCTTGCGACTGGTGTGCGCCGTCGTCGTCCTCGGCTTCACGGCCGTCGGCGTCGCACTGTTCGCACGCGCCTGCGCAGTGCTCGTCGCCCGGATGAGGCTGGGCCGCCCCGCCCCCGAGCGCTACCGACCGGTCCTCGCCCGCTCCGGCGCGATGCTCGGCGAGGTCCTGGGGCACAGCGCCTTCAAGGGGCGCCCCTGGATTCGGGTGGCGCACTGGCTCGTCATGGTGAGCTTCCCACTGCTCTTCCTCACCCTGGTAACCGGCTACGGCCAGGTGCTGATCGGCCCGGACGCCACCCTGCCGTGGCTGGACCACCAGGTGTGGTGGGCCTGGACCGTCGAGCTCATCGCCTGGCTGAGCCTGGCCGGAATCCTCCTGCTCATGGCGGTGCGCCGTCGTCTCACCGCCCGCGGCGCGGCCACCCCGCCCTTCGACGCCACCAGTGAAGGTGGCACCCGTACCCGCACCTCGCGCTTCGCGGGCTCGACCGCCCGCCAGGCGGTCTTCGTCGAGGTGGTCATCGGCGTCGTCGTCGTCAGCGTGCTGCTGCTGCGGATGCTTGAGCACGCGCACCTGTCCCTGGCGGCGCAGGCCTCCGCGGACTCGGCCGCCACCTGGCCGCTCTTCCCGCTCACGGCCTGGACCGCGCCCCTGCTCGAGCCGCTGGGAGCCAACGTCATCGAGGGCCTCAGCGTCGTCGTCGCCACCGTCAAGGTGGTCGTGTCGATGAGCTGGCTGGTCGTCGTCGGCCTGCAGCCCTCCATGGGGGTGGCCTGGCACCGTTTCCTCGCCGTCGTCAACGTCTATGCCCGACGGGACATGGCGGGCACCGCCGCCGACCCCGCCGTCGTCGCCGAGCGCACCGGGGAGCAGCCCGACGTCGTCGCCGAGCGGATCGCGCAGGCCGTGCCCGCTGCCCGCACCGGCACCAAGTCCCTGGGACCGCTGGCGCCGCTCACCTTCGACGGCGCCGACGGCGAGCGCGTCGCCCTGAGCGCCGAGACCATGGATGAGCTCGACGCCGCCATGGAGGCGGCCGAGGAGGAGGGCCGCGAGCTGCACCTGGGGGCGGGGCGGGTGCAGGACCTGACCTGGAAGGGCCTGCTCGACTTCTCCACCTGCACCGAGTGCGGCCGCTGCCAGGACCTGTGCCCGGCGTGGAACACGGGCAAGCCCCTGTCGCCCAAGCTGTTCACGCTGGCGGTGCGCGACCACCACGCGGCCGTCGCCCCCTATCTCGCGGCCGCCGCCGAACTGGGCGTGGAGCCCGAGGACGTGACCAAGGAGCAGGCGGCCACCCACGGCGGGCTCCTACGCGGGGGCCGTGCGGGCCTGGCCGAGGGCAGCGCCCACACCTCCGACGTGCTCGGCGCGCTCCTGGCCGCCAAGGCCGCCCCCGGGCCCAAGGGCGTGGCCACTCGCCCGGCACCGCTGGCAGGCGAGGTGGTGCCCGCCGAGGTCCTGTGGTCCTGCACCACCTGCGGCGCCTGCGTGGACCAGTGCCCGGTGGACATCGAGCACGTGGACCACGTCATCGACATCCGCCGCCAGCAGGTGCTCATGGCCTCCGCCTTCCCCAAGGAGCTGGGGCAGATGTTCCGCCGGATGGAGACCAAGGGCAACCCGTGGGGCCTGGCGGCGCGCAAGCGCCTGGAATGGGCGAAGGACCTGGATATCGAGGTGCCGGTGGTCGGCGTCGACGTCGAGGACGCGCGCGAGGTCGACTATCTGTTCTGGGTGGGCTGTGCGGGCGCTTACGAGGACCGGGCGCGGCGCACGACGCGCGCCGTCGCCGAGCTGCTGCACACGGCCGGGGTGTCCTTCGCGGTGCTGGGCGACGGCGAGTCCTGCACGGGCGACCCGGCGCGCCGCGCCGGCAACGAGATCCTCTTCCAGATGCTGGCCGCCCAGAACGTGGAGACGCTCAATGAGGCGCGGGCGCAGCGGATCGTCGTCACCTGCGCGCACTGCTTCAACACGCTGGCGCGCGAGTACCCGCAGGTCGGCGGGCACTACGAGGTCCTGCACTACACCCAGCTGCTCAACCGCCTCGTGCGCGAGGGGCGGCTGCGTCCCGCGCCGCCGGAGCGGTCGGAGGAGCCGGAGTCGCCGGAGCGGTCGGAGGAGCAGCCGACGGTGACGTACCACGACGCCTGCTACCTGGGGCGTCACAACCAGGTCTACTCGCCGCCGCGCGAGCTGGTGGAGGCGACCGGTGCCACCGCTGTGGAGATGCCGCGCAGCCGCGAGCGCGCCCTGTGCTGCGGGGGCGGCGGGGCGAGGACCTTCATGGAGGAGTCGATCGGCACGCGCATCGCCGTCGAACGCTCCCGTGAGGCGATCAGCACGGGCGCGCAGGTGGTGGCCACCGCCTGCCCCTTCTGCACAACGATGCTGTCCGACGGCGTGGCCGCCGAGGGCGCCGACGTGCGAGTGACCGACGTCGCCAGTCTCATGCTGGAGGCCGTGCGCCGCGGCACGGCACGTTGA